One Methanobrevibacter arboriphilus JCM 13429 = DSM 1125 DNA segment encodes these proteins:
- the hpt gene encoding hypoxanthine/guanine phosphoribosyltransferase, with the protein MLEEFKKTLQESPIVKKGEYSYFVHPVSDGIPEMKPEILREIVEVIKDNSDLDIDKIVCIEAMGIHLATALSLETNIPFVVIRKREYGLPGEVPVFQKTGYSEQNLYINQLNKGEKILLIDDVVSTGGTYIAVIKALKKIGVEIKDAIAVIEKGKGKKIVKDKTGCSLTTIIKMDVINNEVVIESTIID; encoded by the coding sequence ATGCTTGAAGAATTTAAAAAAACATTACAAGAATCTCCAATTGTGAAAAAAGGAGAGTATAGTTATTTTGTTCATCCTGTATCAGATGGAATTCCTGAAATGAAGCCTGAAATCTTAAGAGAAATTGTAGAAGTTATTAAAGATAATTCTGATTTAGATATTGATAAAATTGTTTGTATTGAGGCAATGGGAATCCATTTAGCTACCGCACTTTCACTTGAAACAAACATTCCTTTTGTAGTAATTAGAAAAAGAGAATATGGGCTTCCTGGTGAAGTTCCAGTATTTCAAAAAACTGGTTACAGTGAACAAAACCTATATATTAACCAGCTAAATAAAGGAGAAAAGATACTCCTCATAGATGATGTTGTTAGTACCGGTGGAACATATATAGCTGTTATTAAAGCTCTTAAAAAGATAGGTGTTGAAATTAAAGATGCGATAGCTGTAATTGAGAAAGGAAAAGGAAAAAAAATTGTAAAAGATAAAACAGGATGTTCCTTAACAACAATTATCAAAATGGATGTTATTAACAATGAAGTTGTCATTGAATCAACAATCATAGATTAA
- a CDS encoding signal recognition particle protein Srp54, with product MLGNLGKSLTNTMKKLAGMTVIDEKTIKEVVKDIQRALIQSDVNISLVLKLSKKIEDRALNEKPPKGITPREHVITIVYEEMVNLLGSEPHELEINDKPFKIMFLGLQGSGKTTTIGKLCRFLQKKGFSPAVVSTDTWRPAAYEQLRQLTEEMQISLYGDPDNKDAVDLARKGLKKFKNQKIIIFDTAGRHKEEKDLLDEMEKLSSVIEPNEAMLVIDGTIGQQAGEQAKAFASTTDVGSIVITKLDGSAKGGGALSAVAEIGAPIKFIGTGERVDDFEVFDPERFISRLLGMGDIRSLIEKAEEVVDEDVAAETMNAMLSGKFTIKDMENQFEMMNKMGPMKQIMNMIPGLGGKVPKEASKMTEDKINKYKIIMSSMSTYEKENPKVIKQSRVMRIAKGSGVKNEEVKELLKYYNNTKKAMKGIGKRGMGGGSMGRLMGQFMR from the coding sequence ATGTTAGGAAATTTAGGGAAGAGTCTTACAAACACAATGAAAAAATTGGCAGGTATGACTGTAATCGATGAAAAAACTATTAAAGAAGTTGTTAAAGATATTCAAAGAGCTTTAATTCAGTCTGATGTTAATATATCTTTAGTTTTAAAGTTATCAAAAAAAATTGAAGATAGGGCACTCAATGAAAAACCACCTAAAGGAATTACTCCAAGAGAACATGTAATAACTATTGTTTATGAAGAAATGGTCAATCTTCTTGGAAGTGAACCTCATGAGCTTGAAATAAATGATAAACCTTTTAAAATAATGTTTTTAGGGTTACAAGGAAGTGGTAAAACAACTACCATTGGAAAATTATGCAGATTTTTACAAAAAAAAGGTTTTTCACCTGCTGTTGTTTCTACAGACACTTGGAGACCAGCTGCTTATGAACAATTAAGACAGTTAACAGAAGAGATGCAAATATCTCTTTATGGTGATCCTGATAATAAAGATGCGGTAGATTTAGCTCGTAAAGGTTTAAAAAAGTTTAAAAACCAAAAAATTATCATATTTGATACAGCAGGAAGGCATAAAGAAGAAAAAGATCTTCTTGATGAAATGGAGAAACTTTCTTCTGTTATTGAACCAAATGAAGCAATGTTAGTCATTGATGGAACTATTGGTCAACAAGCTGGAGAACAAGCTAAAGCTTTTGCAAGTACTACTGATGTTGGTTCAATTGTAATTACAAAGTTAGATGGTTCAGCTAAAGGAGGAGGTGCTCTTTCAGCTGTTGCTGAAATTGGTGCACCAATAAAATTTATTGGGACTGGTGAAAGAGTAGATGACTTTGAAGTTTTTGACCCTGAAAGATTTATTTCTCGTTTACTTGGAATGGGAGATATTAGAAGTTTAATTGAAAAAGCTGAAGAAGTTGTTGATGAAGATGTAGCTGCTGAAACAATGAATGCTATGTTAAGTGGTAAATTCACAATTAAAGATATGGAAAACCAGTTCGAAATGATGAATAAAATGGGACCAATGAAACAAATTATGAATATGATTCCAGGTCTTGGTGGAAAAGTACCTAAAGAAGCCTCTAAAATGACTGAAGATAAAATAAATAAGTATAAAATTATAATGTCTTCTATGAGTACTTATGAAAAGGAAAATCCAAAGGTTATTAAACAATCTAGGGTAATGAGGATTGCTAAAGGTTCTGGAGTTAAAAATGAAGAAGTTAAAGAACTTTTAAAATATTATAATAATACAAAAAAAGCTATGAAAGGCATAGGAAAACGTGGGATGGGTGGAGGATCCATGGGACGACTTATGGGTCAATTCATGAGATAA
- the dph2 gene encoding diphthamide biosynthesis enzyme Dph2: MSLYDMNIEKAIKAIKKQNAKNVGLQFPEGLKTQGTNIARILEKETDANIIISGDPCFGACDVSDSKMEGLVDLIIHYAHTPLPIKYNVPVLFIESYSKVNIYKSLDEALELIKDYSKIVVATTTQHLNLLNEIKDYLEDNGKEIVLGSSKSTLKGQVLGCNFSSIKNLDAEAYLFLGSGNFHPLGIHLFTKSPVIVADPYSGEARDIGDFADRILRIRFARITKAKEAKKWGILISSKEGQYRFELAKEIKKTLTDEGMEAYLIMIDNITPDALLHYMDLDAFVVTACPRIAIDDSQMYKKPLITPQELEIVLNKREWENYQLDEILFHEKNKY, from the coding sequence ATGTCATTATATGATATGAATATTGAAAAAGCTATTAAAGCTATTAAAAAACAGAATGCTAAGAATGTTGGTCTTCAATTTCCAGAAGGTCTTAAAACTCAAGGAACTAATATTGCAAGAATTCTTGAGAAAGAAACTGATGCTAATATTATAATTTCTGGAGATCCTTGCTTTGGTGCTTGTGATGTAAGTGACAGTAAGATGGAGGGTTTAGTTGATTTAATTATTCATTATGCTCATACTCCACTTCCGATTAAATATAATGTTCCAGTACTGTTTATTGAAAGCTATTCTAAAGTTAACATTTATAAATCTCTTGATGAAGCTCTTGAATTAATTAAAGATTATTCTAAAATTGTTGTAGCTACTACAACACAACATTTAAATCTTTTAAATGAAATAAAAGATTATTTAGAGGATAATGGGAAAGAAATTGTTTTAGGGTCTTCAAAAAGTACTTTAAAAGGACAAGTTTTAGGTTGTAATTTTTCTTCTATAAAAAATCTTGATGCAGAAGCTTATCTTTTTTTAGGTAGTGGAAATTTTCATCCATTAGGTATTCATCTTTTTACTAAATCTCCAGTAATAGTTGCTGATCCTTATAGTGGAGAAGCAAGGGATATAGGGGATTTTGCTGATAGGATCCTTAGAATAAGATTTGCAAGAATAACTAAAGCAAAAGAAGCTAAAAAATGGGGGATACTAATTTCTTCTAAAGAAGGGCAGTATAGATTTGAATTAGCTAAAGAAATAAAGAAAACCCTCACTGATGAAGGAATGGAAGCTTATTTAATTATGATTGATAATATAACTCCTGATGCACTTTTGCATTATATGGATTTAGATGCTTTTGTTGTTACTGCTTGTCCTCGAATTGCTATTGATGATTCTCAAATGTATAAGAAACCACTTATAACTCCTCAAGAATTAGAAATAGTTCTAAATAAAAGAGAATGGGAAAATTATCAGCTTGATGAAATATTATTTCATGAGAAAAATAAATATTAA
- a CDS encoding exosome complex RNA-binding protein Csl4, with protein sequence MKVKSGDFVMPGDVLGVSEQFLPDKWTYDDEGYIRASVLGTVDINSSKKKISIVPSSGNPAVLNVGDSIYGEITDVRGQRAMINVQKMKNTSRKLALPYMAAIHISQVKKGYLEKLTDAFRIGDIIEAKVSKIMGDNLDLNTENTENGVVKAMCTRCRAYMVPTERKDEVYCEVCDRKERRKVSTNYDC encoded by the coding sequence ATGAAAGTTAAATCTGGAGATTTTGTGATGCCGGGAGATGTTCTTGGTGTTAGTGAACAATTTTTACCTGATAAATGGACTTATGATGATGAAGGTTATATTAGAGCATCTGTTTTAGGAACAGTTGATATTAATTCTTCAAAGAAAAAAATTTCTATAGTCCCTTCTTCAGGCAATCCTGCTGTTTTGAATGTGGGAGATAGTATTTATGGGGAAATAACTGATGTTCGTGGTCAAAGAGCAATGATTAATGTCCAGAAAATGAAAAATACTTCTAGGAAATTAGCTCTTCCGTATATGGCTGCAATTCATATTTCACAAGTAAAAAAAGGATATTTAGAAAAATTAACTGATGCTTTTAGAATTGGGGATATTATTGAAGCCAAAGTATCTAAAATAATGGGAGATAATTTAGATTTAAATACTGAAAATACTGAAAATGGTGTTGTAAAAGCTATGTGTACTCGATGTCGTGCATATATGGTGCCAACTGAAAGGAAAGATGAAGTTTATTGCGAAGTTTGTGATAGGAAAGAAAGAAGAAAAGTTTCCACAAACTATGATTGCTGA
- a CDS encoding DNA-directed RNA polymerase subunit L, with product MDDIEILKSTKLELELMIPGESHTICNALRKILMEDEEIDYAVYGIDHPLIGEPIITIKAKRTKDPKKSLLRASNKLKEQSDEFKKLIESV from the coding sequence ATGGATGATATTGAGATTTTGAAAAGTACAAAATTAGAACTGGAATTAATGATTCCTGGTGAAAGCCACACTATTTGTAATGCTTTGAGAAAAATCCTTATGGAAGATGAGGAAATTGATTATGCTGTTTATGGTATTGATCACCCATTAATAGGTGAACCAATAATAACAATCAAGGCTAAAAGAACTAAAGACCCTAAGAAATCACTCTTAAGAGCATCTAATAAATTAAAAGAGCAATCTGACGAGTTTAAAAAATTAATAGAATCAGTGTAA
- a CDS encoding NUDIX domain-containing protein — MINYKKPSITVDIIIFNEKNNDDIRITKNKEFVLIKRKNEPFKDHWAIPGGFVDYGELVENAALREAKEETGIDVKIKKLFGVYSDPKRDPRGHTITIVYIANGNFSKMKADSDALDAQIISFNDIEDINLAFDHKKILCDVFNGLK, encoded by the coding sequence TTGATTAATTACAAAAAACCTTCTATTACAGTGGATATAATTATTTTTAATGAAAAAAACAATGATGATATTAGAATAACCAAAAATAAAGAATTTGTTTTAATTAAAAGAAAAAATGAACCATTTAAAGATCACTGGGCGATCCCTGGTGGATTTGTTGATTATGGTGAATTAGTAGAAAATGCTGCTTTAAGAGAAGCTAAAGAAGAAACTGGAATTGATGTTAAAATTAAAAAACTTTTTGGTGTTTATTCAGATCCTAAAAGAGACCCTCGAGGACATACGATTACTATTGTTTATATAGCTAATGGGAACTTTAGTAAAATGAAAGCAGATAGTGATGCTTTAGATGCTCAAATAATATCTTTTAATGATATTGAAGATATTAACCTTGCTTTTGACCATAAAAAGATATTATGTGATGTTTTTAATGGATTGAAATAA
- a CDS encoding transcription factor S encodes MEFCPKCGAMMLPNGDKFQCKCGYTKSLTEEDVNQYAVNEKVDAKENVIMKGEDINTLPTTKVTCPKCGNEKASWWLQQTRSADEAETRFLRCLKCKHTWREYD; translated from the coding sequence ATGGAGTTTTGTCCGAAATGTGGAGCTATGATGCTTCCAAATGGTGATAAATTTCAATGTAAATGTGGTTATACTAAAAGTTTAACTGAAGAAGATGTTAATCAATATGCAGTTAATGAAAAGGTTGATGCAAAAGAAAATGTCATAATGAAAGGAGAAGATATTAATACACTTCCTACAACCAAAGTAACATGTCCGAAATGTGGCAATGAAAAAGCTTCTTGGTGGTTACAACAAACTCGTAGTGCTGATGAGGCAGAAACAAGATTTTTAAGATGTTTAAAATGTAAACATACTTGGAGAGAATATGATTAG
- the pcn gene encoding proliferating cell nuclear antigen (pcna), which produces MFKAELSNPNILKTSFDAISSIVDEVQIQTDSEGIRLDALDRSHITFVHLELKSSLFDEFICDEPEKINIDTDEFVKVLKRSKSDDRVIMSLDEGNFIITFEGEAKRTFKIRLIDIDQEPPSPPKLDHPTQFEIPFALLKDSIADIDIFSDKISLKVDNEYFRAGAEGEFGDANIEYLHGEKIETDAKSVFSLEKIREMLKADKFSDIAVIKLGDDMPLDLKLKMVSDDGELSFLLAPRIETED; this is translated from the coding sequence ATGTTTAAAGCTGAATTAAGTAATCCTAATATTTTAAAAACAAGTTTTGATGCTATTTCATCTATTGTTGATGAAGTACAAATTCAAACTGATAGTGAGGGTATTAGACTGGATGCCCTAGATCGTAGCCACATCACATTCGTTCATTTGGAACTTAAATCAAGTTTATTTGATGAATTTATTTGTGATGAACCAGAAAAAATCAATATAGATACTGACGAATTCGTTAAAGTTTTAAAACGTTCTAAAAGTGATGATAGAGTAATAATGTCTCTTGATGAAGGAAATTTTATTATAACTTTTGAAGGGGAAGCTAAAAGAACTTTTAAAATCAGATTAATTGATATTGATCAGGAACCTCCTTCACCTCCTAAATTAGACCATCCTACTCAATTTGAAATTCCTTTCGCACTTTTAAAGGATTCTATTGCTGATATTGATATATTTTCAGATAAAATTTCTTTAAAAGTTGATAATGAGTACTTTAGGGCTGGAGCTGAAGGTGAATTTGGTGATGCTAATATTGAGTATCTTCATGGAGAAAAAATTGAAACAGATGCTAAATCAGTTTTTTCGCTTGAAAAAATTAGAGAAATGCTCAAAGCAGATAAATTTTCTGATATAGCTGTTATTAAACTTGGAGATGATATGCCTCTAGATCTTAAACTTAAAATGGTTTCTGATGATGGTGAACTCAGCTTTTTGCTTGCTCCAAGGATAGAAACTGAAGATTAA
- a CDS encoding DNA replication complex subunit Gins51: MEDQFFAKLREIQKKERANSSLARVGNDFYKRTHRYLDNIRDIAVNDPFSEESDLLRNAQRIATEICEIREHKIADAAVMNIHRSYHLFQGKPQFDLIDTTPLNITEEEEKLYFSFIDVLKSHRRSISLDELTTNDNTSKDSNHLSDKKSSDDSINTKSDDINSNVNSNIESNGIESNNRSNDKFINNKLKNKNNDIKNNLIENNNVKNDNAKNDNVLKRLKTIKSAKVIEDEKIENIEKQISNSNSFNEKNENYESSKSVKSAEIDKSKISKDFNQDNFIQGNKNIKKGRKSELANIMGNEEDQFVDLDSLVVDETFSSDNSLDLNKSKSTVNKIANVMILIFSEINSIMGVDKKIYGPFKPQDIVIMPDINAKILIKNKKGRLVKI, translated from the coding sequence TTGGAAGATCAATTTTTTGCTAAATTACGTGAAATTCAAAAGAAAGAACGTGCAAATAGCTCATTAGCTAGGGTTGGAAATGATTTTTATAAAAGAACTCATAGGTACTTAGATAATATTAGAGATATTGCTGTTAATGATCCTTTTTCAGAAGAAAGTGATTTATTAAGGAATGCTCAGAGAATAGCTACTGAAATTTGTGAAATTAGAGAACATAAGATAGCTGATGCTGCTGTTATGAATATTCATAGGTCTTATCATCTTTTTCAAGGAAAGCCTCAATTTGATTTAATAGATACAACTCCTTTGAATATTACTGAAGAAGAAGAAAAACTTTATTTTTCATTTATCGATGTTTTAAAGTCACATAGAAGGTCTATATCATTAGATGAACTCACAACTAATGATAATACTTCTAAAGATTCTAATCATTTATCAGATAAAAAATCTTCGGATGATTCTATTAATACTAAATCTGATGATATTAACTCTAATGTTAACTCTAATATTGAATCTAATGGTATTGAATCTAATAATAGATCTAATGATAAATTCATTAATAATAAATTAAAGAATAAAAATAATGATATTAAAAATAATTTAATTGAAAATAATAATGTTAAAAACGATAATGCTAAAAATGATAATGTTCTAAAAAGGCTTAAAACCATAAAATCTGCGAAAGTTATTGAAGATGAGAAAATTGAAAATATTGAAAAGCAAATTTCTAATTCAAATAGTTTTAATGAAAAAAATGAGAATTATGAGTCTTCAAAATCAGTAAAATCAGCTGAAATAGATAAATCAAAAATTTCTAAAGACTTTAACCAAGATAATTTTATTCAGGGCAATAAAAATATAAAAAAAGGAAGAAAATCTGAATTAGCTAATATTATGGGTAATGAAGAGGATCAGTTTGTTGATTTAGATTCTTTAGTTGTTGATGAGACATTTAGTTCTGATAATTCTCTTGATCTAAATAAATCAAAATCAACAGTAAATAAAATAGCTAATGTAATGATTCTAATATTTTCTGAGATTAATTCTATTATGGGAGTAGATAAAAAGATTTATGGTCCTTTTAAACCTCAAGATATTGTTATAATGCCTGATATTAATGCAAAAATCTTAATTAAGAATAAAAAAGGTAGATTGGTTAAAATTTAG
- a CDS encoding 50S ribosomal protein L44e gives MKIPKEKRTYCPKCKTHTVHEVLVAKKRKASELKWGQRQFRRVTAGYRGYPRPLPGGNKPVKKLDLRYKCKECGKSRVATSFRTGKPEFVAQ, from the coding sequence ATGAAAATTCCTAAAGAAAAAAGAACTTACTGTCCGAAATGTAAAACTCATACTGTTCATGAAGTACTCGTAGCTAAAAAAAGAAAAGCTAGTGAGTTAAAATGGGGACAAAGGCAATTTAGAAGAGTTACCGCTGGTTATAGGGGATATCCTAGACCTTTACCTGGTGGAAATAAACCAGTTAAAAAATTAGATTTAAGGTATAAATGTAAAGAGTGTGGCAAATCCCGTGTTGCAACTTCTTTTAGAACTGGTAAACCTGAATTTGTAGCTCAATAA
- a CDS encoding 30S ribosomal protein S27e: MSNERRGNFLKVKCLDCDNEQVVFDRAASNVQCIICGKTLVKPLGGKAKITAHIDSVLK, encoded by the coding sequence ATGTCAAATGAAAGAAGAGGAAATTTTTTAAAAGTCAAATGCTTGGACTGTGATAATGAACAAGTAGTATTTGATAGAGCAGCTTCTAATGTCCAATGTATTATTTGTGGTAAAACACTTGTAAAACCTCTTGGAGGAAAAGCTAAAATAACTGCTCATATTGATTCAGTATTGAAATAA